A window of the Cannabis sativa cultivar Pink pepper isolate KNU-18-1 chromosome X, ASM2916894v1, whole genome shotgun sequence genome harbors these coding sequences:
- the LOC115702189 gene encoding transcription factor TGA7 isoform X2, translating to MSSSSSTVQFERSREMGIYEPFRQVPMAMWKNSFENDNNNILYTPNSTIVEEVVPSQETKLEFISHESVGPSENDQEAHKFTDDNKVQRRLAQNREAARKSRLRKKAYVQQLESSRMKLAQLEQELERSRKQGAAFIGSNTNSSSSLNSEMVAFDNKYGYWVEELNRQNGELRNALQARVASDVELGMLVENGLNHYYNLFQMKEEAAKSDIFYLMSGIWRTPAERFFLWIGGFRPSDLLKVVMPHIEPMNDQQVAGVNNLRQSSQQAEDALSQGIDKLHQNLAFNMAADPITEAAYESIMADAIEKLEALEIFVNQADHLRLQTMRQMARILRPNQAARALLALGDYFHRLRALSSLWSARPRHSSA from the exons ATGAGCTCTTCTTCATCAACTGTACAGTTTGAAAGGTCAAGAGAAATGGGGATATATGAGCCATTCAGACAGGTTCCCATGGCCATGTGGAAAAACTCCTttgaaaatgataataataacatCTTATACACACCCAATTCAACTATTGTTGAGGAGGTGGTTCCTAGTCAAGAAACCAag CTTGAGTTTATATCTCATGAATCGGTAGGACCTTCAGAAAATGACCAAGAAGCTCATAAATTTACTGATGATAACAAG gtgCAGAGAAGATTGGCACAAAATCGTGAAGCTGCAAGAAAAAGTCGTTTGCGGAAAAAG GCTTATGTTCAACAATTAGAATCAAGCCGTATGAAACTAGCCCAATTGGAGCAAGAACTTGAGAGATCTAGGAAGCAG GGTGCAGCATTCATAGGCAGTAATACTAATAGCTCATCAAGTTTGAACTCAG aAATGGTAGCATTTGATAATAAATACGGGTATTGGGTGGAAGAGCTAAACAGACAGAACGGTGAGCTAAGAAATGCACTGCAAGCTAGAGTAGCATCGGATGTAGAACTTGGTATGTTAGTAGAGAATGGTTTGAACCATTACTACAATCTTTTCCAGATGAAAGAAGAGGCTGCCAAGTCAGACATTTTCTATTTAATGTCTGGAATATGGAGAACCCCAGCTGAACGTTTTTTCCTCTGGATTGGAGGATTTCGTCCCTCTGACCTTCTTAAG GTTGTGATGCCACATATCGAGCCAATGAACGATCAACAAGTGGCAGGTGTAAATAACCTTAGGCAATCATCACAGCAAGCTGAAGATGCTCTGTCACAAGGAATAGATAAACTTCACCAGAATCTGGCCTTTAATATGGCAGCTGATCCCATAACTGAAGCTGCTTATGAATCTATAATGGCCGATGCTATAGAGAAGTTGGAAGCACTTGAGATTTTTGTGAACcag GCTGATCACCTTAGGCTACAAACAATGAGGCAAATGGCTCGTATTCTAAGGCCCAACCAAGCTGCACGGGCATTGCTCGCCTTAGGGGACTACTTTCACCGTCTGCGCGCGCTTAGCTCACTTTGGTCTGCTCGTCCTCGTCACTCCTCCGCATAA
- the LOC115702189 gene encoding transcription factor TGA3 isoform X3 yields the protein MGMSSSSSTVQFERSREMGIYEPFRQVPMAMWKNSFENDNNNILYTPNSTIVEEVVPSQETKLEFISHESVGPSENDQEAHKFTDDNKRRLAQNREAARKSRLRKKAYVQQLESSRMKLAQLEQELERSRKQGAAFIGSNTNSSSSLNSEMVAFDNKYGYWVEELNRQNGELRNALQARVASDVELGMLVENGLNHYYNLFQMKEEAAKSDIFYLMSGIWRTPAERFFLWIGGFRPSDLLKVVMPHIEPMNDQQVAGVNNLRQSSQQAEDALSQGIDKLHQNLAFNMAADPITEAAYESIMADAIEKLEALEIFVNQADHLRLQTMRQMARILRPNQAARALLALGDYFHRLRALSSLWSARPRHSSA from the exons ATG GGTATGAGCTCTTCTTCATCAACTGTACAGTTTGAAAGGTCAAGAGAAATGGGGATATATGAGCCATTCAGACAGGTTCCCATGGCCATGTGGAAAAACTCCTttgaaaatgataataataacatCTTATACACACCCAATTCAACTATTGTTGAGGAGGTGGTTCCTAGTCAAGAAACCAag CTTGAGTTTATATCTCATGAATCGGTAGGACCTTCAGAAAATGACCAAGAAGCTCATAAATTTACTGATGATAACAAG AGAAGATTGGCACAAAATCGTGAAGCTGCAAGAAAAAGTCGTTTGCGGAAAAAG GCTTATGTTCAACAATTAGAATCAAGCCGTATGAAACTAGCCCAATTGGAGCAAGAACTTGAGAGATCTAGGAAGCAG GGTGCAGCATTCATAGGCAGTAATACTAATAGCTCATCAAGTTTGAACTCAG aAATGGTAGCATTTGATAATAAATACGGGTATTGGGTGGAAGAGCTAAACAGACAGAACGGTGAGCTAAGAAATGCACTGCAAGCTAGAGTAGCATCGGATGTAGAACTTGGTATGTTAGTAGAGAATGGTTTGAACCATTACTACAATCTTTTCCAGATGAAAGAAGAGGCTGCCAAGTCAGACATTTTCTATTTAATGTCTGGAATATGGAGAACCCCAGCTGAACGTTTTTTCCTCTGGATTGGAGGATTTCGTCCCTCTGACCTTCTTAAG GTTGTGATGCCACATATCGAGCCAATGAACGATCAACAAGTGGCAGGTGTAAATAACCTTAGGCAATCATCACAGCAAGCTGAAGATGCTCTGTCACAAGGAATAGATAAACTTCACCAGAATCTGGCCTTTAATATGGCAGCTGATCCCATAACTGAAGCTGCTTATGAATCTATAATGGCCGATGCTATAGAGAAGTTGGAAGCACTTGAGATTTTTGTGAACcag GCTGATCACCTTAGGCTACAAACAATGAGGCAAATGGCTCGTATTCTAAGGCCCAACCAAGCTGCACGGGCATTGCTCGCCTTAGGGGACTACTTTCACCGTCTGCGCGCGCTTAGCTCACTTTGGTCTGCTCGTCCTCGTCACTCCTCCGCATAA
- the LOC115702189 gene encoding transcription factor TGA7 isoform X1, whose product MGMSSSSSTVQFERSREMGIYEPFRQVPMAMWKNSFENDNNNILYTPNSTIVEEVVPSQETKLEFISHESVGPSENDQEAHKFTDDNKVQRRLAQNREAARKSRLRKKAYVQQLESSRMKLAQLEQELERSRKQGAAFIGSNTNSSSSLNSEMVAFDNKYGYWVEELNRQNGELRNALQARVASDVELGMLVENGLNHYYNLFQMKEEAAKSDIFYLMSGIWRTPAERFFLWIGGFRPSDLLKVVMPHIEPMNDQQVAGVNNLRQSSQQAEDALSQGIDKLHQNLAFNMAADPITEAAYESIMADAIEKLEALEIFVNQADHLRLQTMRQMARILRPNQAARALLALGDYFHRLRALSSLWSARPRHSSA is encoded by the exons ATG GGTATGAGCTCTTCTTCATCAACTGTACAGTTTGAAAGGTCAAGAGAAATGGGGATATATGAGCCATTCAGACAGGTTCCCATGGCCATGTGGAAAAACTCCTttgaaaatgataataataacatCTTATACACACCCAATTCAACTATTGTTGAGGAGGTGGTTCCTAGTCAAGAAACCAag CTTGAGTTTATATCTCATGAATCGGTAGGACCTTCAGAAAATGACCAAGAAGCTCATAAATTTACTGATGATAACAAG gtgCAGAGAAGATTGGCACAAAATCGTGAAGCTGCAAGAAAAAGTCGTTTGCGGAAAAAG GCTTATGTTCAACAATTAGAATCAAGCCGTATGAAACTAGCCCAATTGGAGCAAGAACTTGAGAGATCTAGGAAGCAG GGTGCAGCATTCATAGGCAGTAATACTAATAGCTCATCAAGTTTGAACTCAG aAATGGTAGCATTTGATAATAAATACGGGTATTGGGTGGAAGAGCTAAACAGACAGAACGGTGAGCTAAGAAATGCACTGCAAGCTAGAGTAGCATCGGATGTAGAACTTGGTATGTTAGTAGAGAATGGTTTGAACCATTACTACAATCTTTTCCAGATGAAAGAAGAGGCTGCCAAGTCAGACATTTTCTATTTAATGTCTGGAATATGGAGAACCCCAGCTGAACGTTTTTTCCTCTGGATTGGAGGATTTCGTCCCTCTGACCTTCTTAAG GTTGTGATGCCACATATCGAGCCAATGAACGATCAACAAGTGGCAGGTGTAAATAACCTTAGGCAATCATCACAGCAAGCTGAAGATGCTCTGTCACAAGGAATAGATAAACTTCACCAGAATCTGGCCTTTAATATGGCAGCTGATCCCATAACTGAAGCTGCTTATGAATCTATAATGGCCGATGCTATAGAGAAGTTGGAAGCACTTGAGATTTTTGTGAACcag GCTGATCACCTTAGGCTACAAACAATGAGGCAAATGGCTCGTATTCTAAGGCCCAACCAAGCTGCACGGGCATTGCTCGCCTTAGGGGACTACTTTCACCGTCTGCGCGCGCTTAGCTCACTTTGGTCTGCTCGTCCTCGTCACTCCTCCGCATAA
- the LOC115702238 gene encoding phosphopantothenate--cysteine ligase 2, whose protein sequence is MDLESTTEATQTNGNGEIESFFNLAPPLRNSADIREKLENFIKINEMASGNGGARRVVCVTSGGTTVPLEQRCVRYIDNFSSGHRGATSTEYFVKAGYAVIFLHRRGTFQPFCRSLPDDPLLECFESIDGSNIKVQDSYSEAVERAIAEHHSAVKKGFLLKLPFTTIFEYLQMLRMIALSTSNLGPNAMFYLAAAVSDFYVPWQSMAEHKIQSASGPLNMQLAQVPKMLPVLRQEWAPKAFLISFKLETDSKILLKKATAALEKYKMDMVVANELLTRKEEVVVVTSSENITVRRDKNEGVDDVEDPLIQLLVGRHSTHINTNSSYVQ, encoded by the exons ATGGATTTAGAAAGCACAACTGAAGCTACTCAAACCAACGGAAATGGGGAAATCGAATCTTTTTTCAACTTGGCTCCTCCTTTAAGGAACAGTGCTGATATCAGAGAAAAGCTAGagaattttatcaaaataaatgagATGGCATCTG GAAATGGAGGAGCTAGGAGGGTTGTGTGTGTAACATCTGGTGGAACCACTGTTCCCCTAGAGCAACGATGTGTTCGGTACATTGATAATTTCAGCTCAGGCCACAGAGGAGCAACATCCACAGA GTATTTTGTGAAGGCTGGATATGCGGTTATCTTTCTACATCGGAG GGGAACCTTCCAACCCTTTTGTCGGTCTCTTCCGGATGATCCCTTGCTAGAATGTTTCGAGTCAATTGATGGATCAAACATTAAAG TACAAGATTCATATTCTGAAGCAGTAGAAAGGGCCATTGCTGAGCATCATTCT GCTGTGAAAAAAGGATTCTTGTTGAAACTTCCTTTCACAACTATATTTGAGTATCTTCAG ATGTTACGAATGATTGCTTTGTCTACCAGTAATCTCGGACCAAATGCAATGTTTTATCTTGCAGCTGCCGTTTCTGACTTCTATGTTCCTTGGCAAAGCATG GCAGAACATAAGATTCAATCAGCATCTGGCCCTTTGAACATGCAACTTGCTCAAGTGCCAAAGATGTTACCAGTGCTTAGGCAAGAGTGGGCTCCAAAGGCTTTTCTCATTTCATTCAAG CTAGAGACAGATTCAAAGATTCTTTTGAAGAAGGCAACTGCAGCTCTTGAAAAGTACAAAATGGATATGGTGGTAGCAAACGAGCTGTTAACTCGCAAGGAGGAGGTTGTGGTTGTCACAAGCAGTGAAAATATTACAGTTCGTAGAGACAAGAATGAAGGTGTTGATGACGTGGAAGATCCCCTAATTCAACTTCTTGTTGGAAGGCATTCAACACATATTAACACCAATTCTTCTTATGTTCAATGA